TGAAGGTGTGCTCTCGGCCAGATAGGACGGGTCCAGTTTAAAGGGCTCCATGGCCCGGGGGAAGTCTACACTCAGCAGCCACTCACAGCCCATTATCTGCTCTACACTGCAGCGATCTGAGGGCTGAGGCTGGAGGATGCCTCTGATCAGCCTCTGGCAGGGCTCCAGTATCCAGGACGGCAGCACATAGGCCCCCTCCAGGATACAGCGCTTCAACTTGGCAACCGTGTCCGCCCTGAAGGGCATGCTTCCTGTCACCATGAAGAACAGCATGATGCCCAGGGCCCAGATGTCTACGAAGATGCCCAGATAGTGTTCGTCCCGGAAGAGCTCTGGCGCGGCGTAGGGCGGGGAGCCGCAGAAGGTGTTGAGAGTCTCGTCGCGGCGGCTTAGCGTGCTGAATCCGAAGTCTCCCACCTTGACACAGGTGCTGCAGGTGTAGAAGACGTTCTCTGCCTTCAAGTCACGGTGGATGATGctgttgtcatgctgtggggCAGGTCAAAGATGTATCTGGTTAATACACCGgtatatactgtaaatacatCTCAGACTCTTTAAATGACATtcaatcacaggaggttggtggcaccttaatttgggagaacaggtgtaaggggtgcgtaaccggtggcagggaagtcagacgcaggagagcagaactaggtaatagccggagcagtttaatcgCAAAACCAATGGCATAAAGAAATAGATAACATGGGTACAAAACTCGACGCCCTCCAGtaaacatgtgcacaagcacttacaacaaacaattccacacaaagacatggggggaacagagggttaaatacacaacaattaatgagggaaatgaaaaccaggtgtgtaggaaaacaagacaaaacaaatggaaaattaaaagtggattgacgatggctagaagaccggtgacgccgaccGCCAAATGCCGcaagaacaaggagaggaaccgacttcggtggaagtcgtgacaacaggTTTGTGGTAATAACTGGAGCgtaatcagtggaatggtatcaaacacgtggtttccaggtgtttgatgcttTACCATTTgcgccgttccagccattatcatgagccgatctcccctcagcagcctccactgcattCAATGTTGCACCACAGAAAATAGACAATGTTTTTAAGCACGTTTCATCTACGGATGTGGAGTCTGAATTGTTCTTATGACCCCAGCATAATATTTATTTGGGAAACGATGACACACGTTTCAAAGAAAGCAAATGAGGTCAGGAAGCCTTGTGATATTACTGactcaaacacatacagtatggacacatAATAAGCTATGTTAAAGAGTATGTGAGCAGGACTGTAGCCCTGGGCCAGGAAAATACCATGTGTTTGACAGCTGAGAGGATCTGAGAGAAGACGATCTTGCTGTCTATGTCGGACAGTTTCCCCTCTGAGCTGATCTTGGTGTAGAGCTCGCCTCCGCCTGCATACTCCATCACCAGATGTAACCGTGACAATGTCTCCACCACCTGCCACCCACCaggaagaaacagagaggatgaTCAAGGCATCTACTGATAATTACACTACTCTGTTTAATTACACTACTCTGTTTAATGACACTACTCTGTTTAAAAGTGCACTGCACTGATGACATTAGTTTCTGACCATGCTTTGTGTAACTCATTACCTATCAGTAATAGATGTTTAACAAGGcctgggaggctgtgtgtgtgtgtgtgtgtgtgtgtgtgtgtgtgtgtgtgtgtgtgtgtgtgtgtgtgtgtgtgtgtgtgtgtgtgtgtgtgtgtgtgtgtgtgtgtgtgtgtgtgtgtgtgtgtgtgtgtgtgtgtgtgtgtgtgtgtgtgtgtgtgtgacccacctCGTAAAGGCGTATGATGTTGGGGTGTTGCAGTCTCTCCATGCTGGATATCTCTCTGGATAGTAACCTCTGGGTCTTTTGGTCCAGCTTGGTCTTATCCAGGATTTTAATGGCCACCTTGTCTGAGGGAGGACAAAGGGAAATGTTAATTTAtttattaggattcccattagctgttcctgatgcagcagctactctccctggggtcaGCGTTAAGCCTTTGTTATATACCTAAGGTCAACATAGAATGTAGAAATAAAAGGCAGGCCTTGAGAGAAGAGTTATTCCTGTTTTATCTTATGGTGTTTTATTCTCTATAGATAAAACGGTGCAATATTTTGTGGATGTCAACACACACTTCATATTTATATATCTCTATGCATTAGCAAGCTATGTGGATGATAAAACATGTCCATTCTATAACATTTCAAGCCAAACATAAATAAACACATGTCATaatattactgttgatgatatctggaaacgtgcatgtacaccctggctcatctactgttgctagccccaattctgacttgttaTCATACCTGCTTCACTGATTTTTGCTCTCGTAAAAACCTGGATTTTCTGCATGTtataacactagaagcttattacctaaaatgcatcaattgaaagtgtgggttcacagctacaatccaggtgtgttggtcattactgagacgtggtagagtgttttgaatactga
This window of the Oncorhynchus tshawytscha isolate Ot180627B linkage group LG12, Otsh_v2.0, whole genome shotgun sequence genome carries:
- the LOC112263917 gene encoding serine/threonine-protein kinase NIM1-like — encoded protein: MTAVCPAGVGPAGATVGCSRGSGAGVLTGSTAGQDKRYARWSRLESSDITTDDEGVPGHRITPLERLNLDMCQDDRVVRELTLGRRISFYKVRGEIGCGNFSHVKLGIHALTKDKVAIKILDKTKLDQKTQRLLSREISSMERLQHPNIIRLYEVVETLSRLHLVMEYAGGGELYTKISSEGKLSDIDSKIVFSQILSAVKHMHDNSIIHRDLKAENVFYTCSTCVKVGDFGFSTLSRRDETLNTFCGSPPYAAPELFRDEHYLGIFVDIWALGIMLFFMVTGSMPFRADTVAKLKRCILEGAYVLPSWILEPCQRLIRGILQPQPSDRCSVEQIMGCEWLLSVDFPRAMEPFKLDPSYLAESTPSELEKDEAEVRGALETLGITTEHILNNQGKDCRSSITGVYRILLHRAHKRRAVESMPAVTHVVGARVSKKDRLKAYRSLRHTSKLCVIL